From Piliocolobus tephrosceles isolate RC106 chromosome 16, ASM277652v3, whole genome shotgun sequence, the proteins below share one genomic window:
- the NACA2 gene encoding nascent polypeptide-associated complex subunit alpha-2 translates to MPGEVTDTVPATERELPQPRAETGSATASDSGESVPELEEQDSTQTTTQKAQLAGAAEIDEEPVSKAKRSRSEKKARKAMSKLGLLQVTGVTRITIRKSKNILFVVTKPDVYKSPASDTYIVFGEAKIQDLSQQAQLAAAEKFRVQGEAVSNIQENTQTPTVQEETEEEEVDETGVEVQDMELVMSQANVSRAKAVQALKNNSNDIVNAIMELTM, encoded by the coding sequence ATGCCCGGCGAAGTCACAGACACCGTCCCTGCTACAGAGCGGGAGTTGCCGCAGCCCCGGGCTGAGACAGGGTCTGCAACAGCATCTGACAGTGGTGAATCAGTACCAGAGCTTGAAGAACAGGATTCCACCCAGACCACCACACAGAAAGCCCAGCTGGCGGGAGCAGCTGAAATTGATGAAGAACCAGTTAGTAAAGCAAAACGGAGTCGGAGTGAAAAGAAGGCACGGAAGGCTATGTCCAAACTGGGTCTTCTACAGGTTACAGGAGTGACTAGAATCACTATCCGGAAATCTAAGAATATCCTCTTTGTCGTCACAAAACCAGATGTCTACAAGAGCCCTGCTTCTGATACCTACATAGTTTTTGGGGAAGCCAAGATCCAAGATTTATCTCAGCAAGCACAACTAGCAGCTGCTGAGAAATTCAGAGTTCAAGGTGAAGCTGTCTCAAACATTCAAGAAAACACACAGACTCCAACTGTACAAGAGGAGACTGAAGAGGAAGAGGTCGATGAAACAGGTGTAGAAGTTCAGGACATGGAATTGGTCATGTCACAAGCAAATGTGTCGAGAGCAAAGGCAGTCCAAGCTCTGAAGAACAACAGTAATGATATTGTAAATGCAATTATGGAATTAACAATGTAA